In Zingiber officinale cultivar Zhangliang chromosome 8B, Zo_v1.1, whole genome shotgun sequence, a single genomic region encodes these proteins:
- the LOC122014440 gene encoding pentatricopeptide repeat-containing protein At3g61520, mitochondrial-like — protein MKRRCLPKNPCFRLTALPRSHASPSSTTAATTDVDCDGGVGTRSYLMHLLTDKPSHNASLGYLNYQLRSLLGSASPGRLSTALSILRGMLSPDSTSPPDAATGPIVFSGLAKHSHPLNDESLSILVKMAKMGFFPPDAFVFTQLISKLCRSGATSAAWDFFHAVKDAGGSIEAPVCDALFTGLAAIRDFPRMNLLFSELKGLGVRPDVATFGILINHLCKSGRLDDALNVLDAMSSPDSEVTPSTIIFNTLIDGLCKAGRIQDGLSLFDRMKSNHACDPDSATYTILIDAFCKAAELDKAYELLTRMEKERVAVDVFTLTAFVNGMCKHGMIGSALDFFRKKKVKWPEVKGNAITYNILIAAFLQSNKVGRAMALFAEMIKEGVSPDSTIYSTLIWGLTQVGKLDDAYSNALLMRKNGFRIGIKSYNILISGFCKKKRLDKAFEIYDEMVDDGCKPDVVTYGTLINGYCKAGELDQAMKIFRSMEMSVVPANTVIYTILIDSYCKNHKVDDAIDLFNEMQKQNILPNVKTYTSIFKGFKDQNMSHKAFELMDKMNLQGCKPNNVTMNVLTGWLTAIGEAERLRLFVHRMGASDIDSSNPDVS, from the coding sequence ATGAAGAGACGATGCTTGCCGAAGAATCCGTGTTTTCGTTTGACGGCTCTCCCCCGCAGCCACGCCTCCCCCTCTTCCACCACTGCCGCAACCACCGACGTCGATTGCGATGGTGGCGTAGGCACCCGGAGCTACTTGATGCACCTCTTAACTGATAAACCCTCCCACAATGCCTCACTTGGCTACCTTAACTACCAGCTCCGCTCCCTGCTCGGCTCCGCCTCTCCCGGTCGCCTCTCCACCGCCTTGTCGATTCTCCGAGGCATGCTTTCCCCTGACTCCACTTCCCCGCCTGACGCCGCCACTGGGCCGATCGTTTTCTCCGGCCTGGCCAAGCATAGCCATCCCCTGAACGACGAGTCCCTCTCCATCCTCGTCAAGATGGCCAAGATGGGATTTTTTCCGCCCGACGCCTTCGTGTTCACTCAGCTCATCAGCAAGCTGTGCCGCAGCGGCGCCACCTCCGCGGCCTGGGATTTCTTCCACGCCGTAAAGGATGCTGGCGGCTCCATCGAGGCCCCTGTGTGCGACGCCCTCTTCACTGGCCTCGCTGCAATTCGAGACTTCCCAAGGATGAATCTTCTGTTTTCGGAGCTGAAGGGCTTGGGCGTGCGCCCCGACGTAGCCACCTTCGGTATACTCATCAATCACCTCTGCAAATCAGGTCGCCTCGACGATGCACTGAATGTGCTTGACGCAATGTCAAGCCCAGATTCAGAGGTCACCCCTAGCACAATCATTTTTAACACTCTCATCGATGGGCTCTGCAAGGCAGGAAGGATTCAGGATGGTCTCTCCTTGTTTGATAGGATGAAATCAAACCATGCTTGTGATCCTGACAGTGCGACTTACACCATCTTGATTGATGCCTTCTGCAAGGCTGCAGAGTTAGACAAAGCTTATGAATTGCTTACCAGGATGGAGAAGGAAAGGGTTGCCGTCGATGTGTTTACGCTGACCGCCTTTGTAAATGGAATGTGCAAACATGGGATGATCGGAAGTGCCCTAGatttttttcgaaagaaaaaggtcaagtgGCCGGAAGTTAAAGGCAATGCTATCACCTATAACATCCTGATTGCTGCTTTTCTTCAATCCAACAAAGTAGGAAGGGCGATGGCATTGTTTGCTGAGATGATCAAGGAAGGAGTTTCCCCTGATTCGACAATATACTCCACTCTCATCTGGGGGTTGACTCAAGTTGGTAAATTGGATGATGCTTATTCGAATGCGTTGTTGATGAGAAAGAATGGTTTTCGAATAGGCATAAAGAGCTATAACATTTTGATCAGTGGGTTTTGCAAGAAGAAGAGGTTGGATAAGGCATTCGAGATATACGACGAAATGGTGGATGATGGATGCAAACCTGATGTTGTCACTTATGGAACTCTGATCAACGGTTACTGCAAGGCTGGTGAACTTGACCAGGCCATGAAGATCTTCAGGAGCATGGAAATGTCAGTGGTGCCGGCTAACACTGTTATTTATACCATCCTCATTGATTCTTATTGTAAGAATCACAAAGTTGATGACGCAATAGACCTCTTCAATGAGATGCAGAAACAAAATATATTGCCCAACGTCAAGACCTACACCTCCATTTTCAAGGGTTTTAAGGACCAGAACATGTCTCACAAAGCCTTCGAGCTTATGGACAAGATGAATTTGCAGGGATGCAAACCAAACAATGTGACAATGAATGTTCTTACAGGATGGTTAACTGCGATCGGTGAAGCGGAGAGACTGAGACTATTTGTGCATCGGATGGGAGCTTCTGATATCGACTCGAGCAATCCTGATGTTTCATAA